The sequence ccaccttttcacatgccccaaccaaggtggatttattaaggtgacagcattcacccagctgaatttttcaccgaaggtatggcttacgtcaaaatgatatgctttgtttgtatgtattggtatttttacattcgtatgtttacatttgcttgctgattttgatgTGAtggttgcaccaaacgcaacaacaaatacatgtagggttttacttatacatatgtgtttgctgtcacctgtaataaattcgccttggcccCAACAAACCcactctccctctggacctaacttgtcgaaacagcaagtttcctgggcctactgtTAAATGAACTAGACGAAGTCGACCGGCGATTTATACTACACCGACAGGCCAATtatactgttacaacaacaacaacaactgccacAAAGCCTATCAAGCACAAACGAGAAAAGGAAACTCCCTCTCTGACGTCAGTAAAGGCAAACGAAAGATGGTCGGTGAAACTCACTTAGGACAGCATAATAAATCTGAGATAAAAGCAACAAGGCAACATCTGAACATTTTACTTACTCAGAGCGTCCTCTTCTTCATGAAATAATGGAAATTGTCTTTGCGGCTCTAACGGGCGCTAGACGACTTTAACTTCATCACTGGTTATTTGGTTGGCTATGGAACCTGAGTTCAGCAAAAAaccttattttactttttgggaGTGCACGAATGAGCATCTAAAACGATATTAAAACATACAAATTGAGACTAAATCCAGAACTATCTAGGATAAGGATCAATACCCTTACCCATTCTTAAGTTCTTCGGTTCAGTTAGTGTTAGTTTATTCAGTAAATTTTCATGTCATAATCAAATCTAATTTTCATATCATAATCAATCAAATGCTACAGAAcaatattttcctaaattttctctacaaaattggaaaattgagCGAGTGACAGTGAATTTCCGgagacgaaaaaaattgtttaccgaatttcaaaaaaaaaagtataattttctattgtaaagctaataattattaaagtatttacaaataaaaaaaactgcgaGTAACACTTGGTGAGTTGCAAATTTTCACAACGTTGAGTCCTGTagaataaataacaaatttcagaaaaacgcTTTTAAGTGGAGCAGGATGGGCTAAATATTATGCGTTCATTTAAAAAaccctaaaataaatttaaaaaagttttagcaCCTTATCCCGACGCCGTTAACCTTATTTAAAATCTAACTACATACATGAATAATATGCCGATATCTCTTAATTGACGGCGAACGTGCTACGAATTTCGTAGGGCTTCAGCAGAATGGACCTGCGTCTCACTAACCATGGCAAATTCTTGCCTTTTAAAATAGCATCTAGTTCAacgcaaatattatatatgcattGTATGTTAAAACTCATtagccgccgtagtcgaatgggttggacCATTTGGAAGTGACcgggttcgaatctccgggcactaaacaccaaatgatagaaaatttttctaacagcggtcgccccttggtagGCAATTGCAAACcaccaagtgtatttctgccatgaaaaagctcgtcataaaaagccatctgccgtttggagacGGCTCAAAGCTATGGGCACTAAAGTATATTCCGACCAGTCAAAGCGTTATTGAGATTCGTCATTTTTTATTGGGGCtccaaactaaaaaaatttgcctCAATTTGTATGGTGCTAAACATTAGACCCTTTTTGCGGAGCGCCTCGCTAGTATTTAGACACacttgttttttcgttttcatgTTTGCTCATTTTTAAACACTGGGCTACAAGTCTGTATACTAAATATTGTATGGGCGGATGCTGCATCAAAAGTAGCTAGATTGGCATATTCTGCATTCTGTGAAAAAAGGAAATCATCGTACTCTTGTGCTAGGTATTGCTTCACTATTTTGCAATAGATtagaattattactttttattttattactagcggaccctctgccTGTTTCGCTAggaaatgaataatgaacactcgatttaaattcactctatgtgtatttattctttttttacaatataaaattaatgttaattttaaacttgaactaacgcaaagccttttcgtaaactaaatacattttttgttttgccctgagttgtggtataaataaacagaactgatggcTCTTCTACACGTGAACATGACACatataattgtccgtgggagaagcatggataatctaagtcaattccgcataattccagcgattgtccttgtgctttgtttattgtcattgcaaatgcaagacgtattggaaattgctatcttttgaagtcaaaagctaaatctggtggaatcagaggaatacgcggaatcaatacgtcttcacctttgaattttccttttaaaattgttgcttcaataagattattcatgacctttttgactgctaatcttgttccgttacacaatcgtggctgatttaaatgttacaatctcaccagacacattatttaaaatatgcgcaatcaattgaccaacatccttatttttcgcagccagtattgctctttcagctaaccaattgttattttgataattttgcgcaatatttggaaaagtacttgaaactatattaattcttgttttgtgtgtgcgaaattacaaaaattatctggcaaagtgattaagccagtagcagcatcaataggaatttgtccatttcctatcttcagaagttgtcttgaaaattcgtcagacgatgcataattttgcaaataaactcgcAGATTTGTTTTTAAAGTCAAAGTTTTTACGTGCCTCCATAAATGGTATGTCTTTAAACATGCTTTTAATTCATCTGCTGGTGTTGAACGGGGAATTACTGGCAAAGTTTgacgaaaatcaccagacaataatattaaagcgccaccaaatatttcttgattattacgtaaatctttcaaagttctatccaatgcttccactgattttttatgtgccatTGTTCATTCATCCCACCCAATTAATTTGCATTGTTTGCAAAACtcttcccattccagaattttttgaaatgttacaTGTtggattttcattaatttgcataTTCAATGGTAATTTAAGTGCGGAATGCGCTGTACGGCCACTATCTAATAATGTAGCAGCTATTCCAGACGATGCAAGCGCTAATGCTATATTGTTTTGTGATCTTACAGTAGTAATAACAACGAAATCAAAAACGTTTTACCGGTGCCACCTGGCGCATCTAAAAAAACATTCCTCCACTTTTGTTTTGTATAGCTTGCATTATAGTGTCATATGCATGTTTTTGTTCTATATTCAATTTCGGCAGATTCAATTTATAAATGTGTTAAGATCATTTATATCGTATTGTTGTTCACGTTGTATATCTTGATTAAATACGTCATGCTTTGCTTGATTAGGAGGTGGTAAACCTAATTGTGACAATAATTTATTTGCAACTGCTAAGCACATATCTTCAATAATAATCAATGCCTCGTTATACATTTCAAGTGTAATGAGTAATTCCTGATTTGCATAAATACGACGCATTCTATTCAAGATATTTTCGGTCATATAAACACGATAACTTTGCCACAGTTCGGTCCATattgatggatttcaaaaaatctatagattcaaccgctgaataatttcgaatattttaaatccatctaaacttttacatttgcgcatttatatatacatatgtatttaacatttaatttaagtaaacgtttcaatatttgtccaaaaactttgaacttcgaaaaatacaggcttatggttattaatggaatcaaatatatttaacgaatttttattttatctaaatcataaaacgttcaaatgaagctcaaaatatttttccagttcaaaaaaaagcaatgtgctttgatgccgtgtcccgcatgcataaaaaggaaagaaaagagaggacaactattgcgttacgaataatacagtcgcatacgtcactcgacatcgaaacaatgttattcatggctgtgtatattctattcatttgcgtgtattctcattccgtatacgtaatgtccgtatatgggaaacacgcaaatattgtatttttcacacttacacaacgcacgcatacttttacagatttctttaaaacttcacataaaccatctatggaccaataccaatgatctgtgaaagtttgattggaatcggtgaatgcgtttaggcgtgaatcggcgactaacgaacacaaaaaaccgtctccatttttatatataagattatgCTACATCCTGGTGTAAGGAAACAGGTTTCATTATTTGAGTATTTGCCAATTTCGTCTTTCCTGGTGAATATTTTATGcccaattttctttttcctacATTTCAGCAtttttctttcagtttttttttgatttgtaaACAAGCAAGTGTGGGCAAATTTGGGTTGGTGaacaattttgctttttcttctCTTTGGGAGAAAGTTCTCGTTTTAGCTCTTGATTGGGATTGATGACTAGTGATGgctattttttttcatcaaacacAACtaatatttataacattttaaatatatattacacaATATAATACATGCGTACATTGTTAAAATCTAAACATATCTAGAACTACAACTGATCACCTCAAGTTCTTGTTTTCTacgaaaacatatttttctacaTTGTTTACCTTAATTGTACATTtcttatatctatatatattgaACATAAATTGGATCGCCTATTTTTAACAGGCCACACttataaacattaaaataaactccCATAGACGGTTCTTTGGGACTTTGACGTAGGCGAtatctacaaaataaaatagaggTAAACTTATTTCACCAGTTACGTACTCTATATGCGCTATATTTACTTCTTTAATGTTCGAAGAGGTTCAAAATCAGGATTTCTGGTATAATCCTCCACGTTTACGTTAATCAGAATACAACGCAAGCAATCGGAATTATAGCTCATGATCGTCGAGCATTCTACATCGTTGCCTATTTTCAGCCACATCCAATTATCCTCATTATAAGGTTGTACATCTGTATTACTGTCAACAACTAGATTACCACGAAACTGTTGACAATCCACTGGTTTGTTTTGCCCACTCAGACGTTTATTCAAATCATGTACTGAACGTTCATGCATTACCATAACGGGGAAAAAATCCTAAAATGTATgtgcaaaagtaatttaaaattcaccttatttaaCGAATTTGTTACACAATCTCACCCCTACTTTCCCTTTTGAAGCCTTCAATTTCACATAAAACTTCAAGCCGCTCTCACGCTGCAGTACGGCACGCGATAGCCACTCGTGATGTTCGACCCGACATTCAACTAAACGCTTGTTTCCTTTTTCCAACACTTGATATGGCTCTCGCAATAACTCATTCAAGTCCATAATAATTGATGGCATATTCGGCGCCTCTAATCGCAACACTTTTTCTCTCACGATCACTGATCGTATGCTCAGCGTACGTGGATAGGAACCAGCAAACACCACAGCACCGGAGTCATCGTAAGCAACCAAGCAACGTTCCCACAAACCATTTAAATGCAGCCCGAATTCTGCACATTCCACTTGTTCCAAGCGTAAGGGTGCACCACCTTTGACAGgataaaaatttatgattttcagTGAGCCCAGATGTTGCCATCCATCGGCATTGGGATGTCGTTTACAACTACGACATCGCTTGCGGTATGCCAGCCAAACAGTAACGCCACCCACCAAAGCCGCAATGCTAATGCCAAACCAAGTGTTAACCGCTACGGAATGCATTTCTATACTAAATTTAAGAATATACtcgttatatttatttatactataTATGAAGAGTTTAATTATCGCATGAACGTGGATGTGGATGTGTATAGCTGATAAGGCACTAGTCTCTGCTAGTCAAATGTATGTGCGTTCATAGAAATTTTAATGAGGGGGtcgtaatattaaaataaaacgctCTCAACTATAAgttttacaaaactaaaataaatattgtattatgcactttcatgcatacatacatagataattTTTGTAACAGGTAAGTCAAGTCGTTTCTCTTCCATCTGGAAGAAAACTCAACTTTTGTTGCTGATGGACTTCATCGAATTTGTGAAGAAATAGGGTAGTAGTTTCTTTTGGTTGGccgacagatacctgtaaacggccatattttccctgattttcattaaaattatttaaaataaagaagtccatatatttttttcaaaattggcatacagttcatttatacattaaaataatatacaattttttttttgtttttgttttaaccatttaaaatggcgtatgtacactcaattcttccagaaaGGTCGCaacggggcttctcaatcggcagtcattgtagcatcggcgtcagtgacctgaatacaaaaaaccaaacagttttttgtttattaatgtcataatttcttttttcataatttctacatgaattaaaaacaaatgaaaaacaaaaatgaattttagagcgaattttcctactatttttgcctcgaaaaaattatttttccaaaaattttcggaAACTTGTAAATtcgcatagaaagtaatatcataaaaaagatgtgtgcaaaatttcagggagatcggtcaataacttttcgagttatcgtgtacgccaattcgaaaaatatagttttgaggaaaacgcgtctaaagtttgaatacttgaaaattcaatgatttttgtGACTTACCGATTAATCAGCAATTTCAGCGCCATATAATTGTCCTTCTGAAGCCTCGTAAACGCATTCTGTTCAATTAGTTGCTGTTGACATGCTTTACGAGCTTCTTTAGTGGCTAATGAGCTGAGCCGATTTCCTTGAATCACTCTCTTTTCATTTAAGATTTACATTGTCTGCCccttattatatttgtttctaaAATCGGTGTATATCCTTCATTGAATAATCCAGCAGCAATGTATGagactatttaaaaaatttttgaacccGAACGTAGGTATTTTGGAGCGAGACAGGTAGAAAGGTGAAGATATTCAAGAGACAGGTAAAAAGTCGGCAACGGAACTATACCTCCCCCAgcactcgaacgcaaagaatagaatcgtcacggttgacgatctataatataaggaatacttaaatttacgttctaaaaaatttttgacatattcttaaaggattatattaacaatttatgaaagaaaaaattttacaggtatctgtccccttaagcaaTCCGCTCCAGATCTACCTCGCTCCACCCACAATAATAGCACTATGTGGGGCATGGCGTCAAGCTTTAAGATCATCAGTCAAATTATTCACTCTCTTAACTGTGAAGGTGCGATTAAATTAGCTCCGGATTTATTGCGCAACAAAAAGTTTCAGCAACTacaattaattttatgtaactaTTTTAGTTGTcaacaaatatttagttttcgaTTTGAGCTTACTCGTATATTTATTTCGTGTGGCCAAGGCCAGATTagcattaaaataatttaaattactgttttttgcttttatttatttttattatttttacacgagtaattacaatttttttgccagAATCAATTTTGAAAGTAGGAGCAACAGTTGTGACAAACAAGCTAAAATCAGTTTCTAAGAAAAAGAAGGACTTTGctatatgaaaaattatagcAAGCCAAATTGAATCCGGCAATTCAATTCATCTGATTGAAAATTATTGAACGACTAAAATTTCTGCGTTTTAGTTTGCGCCAATTACCAACGTAGTTGAAAAAGGTGTTTTCCATATTTCAGAAAGTATTTCGCAATTGCAAGCAATAActtatttttgaaagtgaaatatttttcaccaacaattttttgattaaattctaaaataaaaataaaataaataattggcgcgtacacttctgttgggtgtttggccgagctcctcctcctatttgtggtgtgcgtcttgatgttgttccacaaatggagggacctacagtttcaagccgact comes from Anastrepha ludens isolate Willacy chromosome 3, idAnaLude1.1, whole genome shotgun sequence and encodes:
- the LOC128858287 gene encoding mitochondrial amidoxime reducing component 2-like; this encodes MHSVAVNTWFGISIAALVGGVTVWLAYRKRCRSCKRHPNADGWQHLGSLKIINFYPVKGGAPLRLEQVECAEFGLHLNGLWERCLVAYDDSGAVVFAGSYPRTLSIRSVIVREKVLRLEAPNMPSIIMDLNELLREPYQVLEKGNKRLVECRVEHHEWLSRAVLQRESGLKFYVKLKASKGKVGDFFPVMVMHERSVHDLNKRLSGQNKPVDCQQFRGNLVVDSNTDVQPYNEDNWMWLKIGNDVECSTIMSYNSDCLRCILINVNVEDYTRNPDFEPLRTLKKYRLRQSPKEPSMGVYFNVYKCGLLKIGDPIYVQYI